The proteins below come from a single Miscanthus floridulus cultivar M001 chromosome 1, ASM1932011v1, whole genome shotgun sequence genomic window:
- the LOC136501715 gene encoding E3 ubiquitin-protein ligase XB3-like isoform X1, which produces MGHGASCGRPSDEVDFFGAAQSGDTARLAAALRSRPTLLSRTTLFDRLSALHIAAAHGHLQVVSLALDLCVHPDVVNRHKQTALMLAAMHGKTDCVRRLLDAGANVSLSDTVSVAQIVMFDSSHGRTCLHYAAYYGHADCLRTILSAAKSAPVSESWGFARFVNVRDDTGATPLHLAARQGWRRCVHVLLENGAIVSASSGAFGFPGSTPLHLAARGGNLDCVRQLLSWGADRLQRDSVGRIPYEVAVKRGHVACAALLNPSSAEPLVWPSALKFISELEPNVKSLLEAALMEANRERERRILKGTKNALPSPSHPDEDTAIAEASDAEVCSICFEQACSIEVRECGHQMCSACTLALCCHAKPNPATQSQPQPTCPFCRGGIARLVVATRTRAGDDDDEERGRLDSPRHRRSRRSMNLSGDAGSTSTLMGSIASSIGKMGRRRTDSSEQVDDKP; this is translated from the exons ATGGGGCACGGCGCTAGCTGCGGCCGCCCAAGCGACGAGGTAGACTTCTTCGGCGCGGCGCAGTCCGGGGACACGGCCCGCCTCGCCGCCGCTCTTCGCTCCCGCCCCACCTTGCTCAGCCGCACCACGCTCTTCGACCGCCTCTCCGCGCTCCACATCGCCGCCGCGCACGGTCACCTCCAG GTGGTCTCCCTGGCATTGGATCTTTGCGTGCACCCCGACGTCGTTAACCGCCACAAGCAG ACGGCATTGATGCTCGCGGCGATGCACGGGAAGACCGACTGCGTTCGGCGGCTGCTCGACGCCGGCGCCAATGTGAGCCTCTCGGACACCGTATCTGTGGCTCAG ATCGTGATGTTCGATTCCTCGCACGGGCGGACGTGCCTGCACTACGCGGCGTACTACGGCCACGCGGACTGCCTCCGGACCATCCTCTCGGCGGCCAAGTCCGCGCCGGTCTCGGAATCCTG GGGGTTCGCGCGCTTCGTGAACGTGCGGGACGACACCGGGGCGACGCCGCTGCACCTCGCGGCGAGGCAGGGCTGGCGGCGCTGCGTCCACGTCCTGCTCGAGAACGGCGCCATCGTGTCCGCCTCCAGTGGCGCCTTCGG ATTCCCCGGTAGCACGCCGCTGCATTTGGCCGCGCGCGGCGGCAACCTGGACTGCGTCCGGCAACTCCTCTCCTGGGGCGCCGACCGCCTCCAGCGAGACTCCGTCGG GAGAATTCCGTATGAGGTCGCCGTGAAGCGAGGGCACGTCGCGTGCGCGGCGCTGCTGAACCCGTCATCCGCGGAGCCCCTGGTCTGGCCGTCCGCTCTCAAGTTCATCAGCGAGCTGGAACCCAACGTCAAGTCCCTGCTCGAAGCAGCCCTGATGGAGGCCaatagagagagggagaggaggatccTGAAAGGGACTAAGAATGCACTGCCGTCGCCATCGCACCCCGATGAGGACACCGCCATAGCCGAG GCTAGCGACGCGGAGGTGTGCAGCATCTGCTTCGAGCAAGCGTGCAGCATCGAGGTCCGGGAGTGCGGGCACCAGATGTGCTCGGCGTGCACGCTGGCGCTGTGCTGCCACGCCAAGCCCAACCCGGCGACGCAGTCCCAGCCGCAGCCGACCTGCCCGTTCTGCCGCGGCGGCATCGCGCGGCTGGTGGTGGCGACGCGGACGAGGgctggcgacgacgacgacgaggagcggGGCAGGCTGGACTCGCCCAGGCACCGGCGGTCCCGCCGGTCCATGAACCTCAGCGGCGACGCGGGCAGCACCAGCACACTCATGGGCAGCATCGCCTCCTCCATCGGCAAGATGGGCCGCCGGCGAACAGATAGCAGCGAGCAGGTCGACGACAAGCCGTAG
- the LOC136501715 gene encoding E3 ubiquitin-protein ligase XB3-like isoform X2 → MGHGASCGRPSDEVDFFGAAQSGDTARLAAALRSRPTLLSRTTLFDRLSALHIAAAHGHLQVVSLALDLCVHPDVVNRHKQTALMLAAMHGKTDCVRRLLDAGANIVMFDSSHGRTCLHYAAYYGHADCLRTILSAAKSAPVSESWGFARFVNVRDDTGATPLHLAARQGWRRCVHVLLENGAIVSASSGAFGFPGSTPLHLAARGGNLDCVRQLLSWGADRLQRDSVGRIPYEVAVKRGHVACAALLNPSSAEPLVWPSALKFISELEPNVKSLLEAALMEANRERERRILKGTKNALPSPSHPDEDTAIAEASDAEVCSICFEQACSIEVRECGHQMCSACTLALCCHAKPNPATQSQPQPTCPFCRGGIARLVVATRTRAGDDDDEERGRLDSPRHRRSRRSMNLSGDAGSTSTLMGSIASSIGKMGRRRTDSSEQVDDKP, encoded by the exons ATGGGGCACGGCGCTAGCTGCGGCCGCCCAAGCGACGAGGTAGACTTCTTCGGCGCGGCGCAGTCCGGGGACACGGCCCGCCTCGCCGCCGCTCTTCGCTCCCGCCCCACCTTGCTCAGCCGCACCACGCTCTTCGACCGCCTCTCCGCGCTCCACATCGCCGCCGCGCACGGTCACCTCCAG GTGGTCTCCCTGGCATTGGATCTTTGCGTGCACCCCGACGTCGTTAACCGCCACAAGCAG ACGGCATTGATGCTCGCGGCGATGCACGGGAAGACCGACTGCGTTCGGCGGCTGCTCGACGCCGGCGCCAAT ATCGTGATGTTCGATTCCTCGCACGGGCGGACGTGCCTGCACTACGCGGCGTACTACGGCCACGCGGACTGCCTCCGGACCATCCTCTCGGCGGCCAAGTCCGCGCCGGTCTCGGAATCCTG GGGGTTCGCGCGCTTCGTGAACGTGCGGGACGACACCGGGGCGACGCCGCTGCACCTCGCGGCGAGGCAGGGCTGGCGGCGCTGCGTCCACGTCCTGCTCGAGAACGGCGCCATCGTGTCCGCCTCCAGTGGCGCCTTCGG ATTCCCCGGTAGCACGCCGCTGCATTTGGCCGCGCGCGGCGGCAACCTGGACTGCGTCCGGCAACTCCTCTCCTGGGGCGCCGACCGCCTCCAGCGAGACTCCGTCGG GAGAATTCCGTATGAGGTCGCCGTGAAGCGAGGGCACGTCGCGTGCGCGGCGCTGCTGAACCCGTCATCCGCGGAGCCCCTGGTCTGGCCGTCCGCTCTCAAGTTCATCAGCGAGCTGGAACCCAACGTCAAGTCCCTGCTCGAAGCAGCCCTGATGGAGGCCaatagagagagggagaggaggatccTGAAAGGGACTAAGAATGCACTGCCGTCGCCATCGCACCCCGATGAGGACACCGCCATAGCCGAG GCTAGCGACGCGGAGGTGTGCAGCATCTGCTTCGAGCAAGCGTGCAGCATCGAGGTCCGGGAGTGCGGGCACCAGATGTGCTCGGCGTGCACGCTGGCGCTGTGCTGCCACGCCAAGCCCAACCCGGCGACGCAGTCCCAGCCGCAGCCGACCTGCCCGTTCTGCCGCGGCGGCATCGCGCGGCTGGTGGTGGCGACGCGGACGAGGgctggcgacgacgacgacgaggagcggGGCAGGCTGGACTCGCCCAGGCACCGGCGGTCCCGCCGGTCCATGAACCTCAGCGGCGACGCGGGCAGCACCAGCACACTCATGGGCAGCATCGCCTCCTCCATCGGCAAGATGGGCCGCCGGCGAACAGATAGCAGCGAGCAGGTCGACGACAAGCCGTAG